ATTTATCAACATTTTCTATTATTATCGCTGTTATTTGTGTTTTATGGGCAATCCTAATTTTGACTATGCCAAATCCATCAAAAACAAAATCTTTGTATTTAAGTTTAGATGAATACAAACTTGAAAATAGTGGAAAACTAAATCAAAATGATGCAATAGATGAGTGGTACATAAATAATACAGAAAATATTATTGCCATAAAATATAGTGATGAAAAGATTGGAGAAGAAGAGATTAAAAATCTTTTAAAGTGATGAAATATGTTTAAATCAAAACTTTTATATATAATTTTATCTATTTTTTCTCTTACATTTTTTGTATGGGATTTTTGGGTAAATTTTGAAAAGATGAAAGAAGATACTATTTCTTCATCTTTATTAAAAACAAAAACTACTTCGATTTATCTACAAGAAAATCTAAAAAAATTTTTAGAAGATAAAACAAATCCTGAAATTTTATCTATTGTAAATCAAACTTTTAATAGTGACTTTAAAAGTATTAAAGTTGATAATAGTACATTTGAAATAAAAGAAGAAGATTTAGTAAAAGCTTCAAATGACTTGGATAAAAATCAACTTTGGGAAGTTACAGATGCTGCTATTGATGAAACTCTTGGAAGATTTGTGATGAGTACGCAAAGTGATGATTTTGCAAAAGAGTTATTAACTTTAAATGGTTCTATTCCAAATGAAGATAATAAATCTATCGTTCCAAGTCAAGATATATATACTTTTTTACCAAATAAAAATTTCAAAAATCAAAATAGCCTTACGATAAAATTTAAAGCAACAAATCAATTTGAAAAAGTTGTAGATACACAAGCAACTATCTCTTTTGACAAAACTTTGGCACAAGTTTCTAATGATAATGTGAATTATACAACTCCTTTGTGGTTTAAAGAGTTAGTTCCAATATATCTTGAAGAACAAGCAAATGACATAAGTAATAGTTGGAAATCAAATGCTACAATCTATGTAAATACAAACATAGAGAAAGTATATTTTGAGCTTTATGAAAAAGTAAAGGAGAAGTTTTTTGATAATCTTTTATGGTTTTTTGTAACTATTTTAGGATTGTTTGGTTTTAGATTTTTATATGTTTTTTTAAAAAGATAAGTTTTTAGACTTATCTTTTTAAACTACTATATCGATAGAATTTACAACTCCAAGACCTGAACCATCTTCTTTAATAAAAATTCCATTACTTTTTTGTATAGCTTGAGTATTAAAAATACTGTCTTTATAAACAAATCCGCTTTGAATGTCTCCAAGATAAATAGCTCCTACATTTGCATCAAGTAATGAAATTAACGAACTATTTCCACTTTCATCAATACTCCAAATTTTTAACTTATTAAAAACTTCATCAGCTTCATCAATGAAGCCATTTTTATCATTATCATATTTTGCTAATTCTTTAAATCCATCATTTGTTTGAGGACCAAAAAGTTCACTTCCATTATCAATAGTTCCATTATTATTTTTGTCTAAAGCTAAATACCCTGCGCCAGATTTTAAATATGGAATCATTTCTGCTTGTTCATCACTATTCAAATCAAAAGCAAATTTTAGTGAACTAATATTTTCAAAAGGATTAATATCTTCTCCAAAGTTTATAATTAATGGATCAATAAAAGCTTCATCTCCAATAACTATTCTAGTGTTAGTTGATTCATAAAACTCTTTAGAAAAAGATATATCTAAATTCATTTCATAACTTTTATTTGGTGTATTAAATTTCACTTTCGCCGAAAAATCAATACTTTGTTTTGCATAATATTCTTCAGTTGTTTCAAATACTATGGCTTTTAATTTTCCATCATTATTAAGCTCATTAGTATATGGATTTTTAAAAAAATTATTTGGAAAATTTGTAGTTGAATTTTCTTTATTTGTATTTAGCATTTTTTGAGGATATAAAGATATTTTTTGATTTGAGAATTGCTCTAGCAGCATTTCAATAATCAACTTCTTTATTCTATCTTCAGGACTTAAATCTTCTTCGTAATTATATACTGCTCTACTTGATTGTGTATATGTACTACTATATTCGTATTGAAAATTTAATTGAAAAGCCTCTTTAGTATTTTTTATATCATTTGAATTCGTTTCAGCATAAAATTTTTTTGTGCTTTGGCTAATTGATTGTTTAGAAATATTTTGTGATTGTGAATATAGTTCTACTTGTGAATCTTTTATAATCATATACATATCCTTTTATCTAATATTAAGAATTGTATATGAAATGCATTAAATTGTCAAGCCTATTTCAAAAGTAAATTATTAGTATTGTTAGTAAAAAAGAAATCATTTCTAAATATTACATATTTAGAAACGATAAAAAAGTTATATTTTTAGACTATTTAATTCAAACTTTTAAGTTCAGTCTCTATTTTTTCAAGTCTAGTTTTTACTTCTTCTAATGCTTTTTTATTTTCTTCTATTACATTAGCAGGAGCATTTGCAACAAATCTTTCATTTGATAACATACCATTTAGTTTATCAAACTCTTTTTGTGCTTTTTCTTGTTGTTTAGTCAATTTATCAATGATTGGTTTCATATCAATTTCACTTGTTGGAAGATATACTTCTAAGTTATTTGAAACATCAGTGATACTATTTTCAACTTTTGCATCTACAAACTCAACACTATCAACTTTTGCAAGTTTTTCAATAAATGGTTTTGCAACGGCTGTATCAATTGATTTATCAAGTTTTATATATGCTTTTGCAATTTTTGAGTTACCCATATCTATGATAACTTTAGCACGTCTTATTGCAGTAATTGCTTCTTCGATAACAGCAAACATCTCTTCGATTTTATCATCTTTTTTAACATCTTTAGGGAAGTTCATAATCATTAAAGATTCACCCTCTTCTAAAGAAGTTCCACTTAATTTGTGATATAAATAATCACTAATAAACGGCATAAATGGAGAAACCATTTTTAAAGTCTCTTTGAAAATTGCCCCAAGTTCAACAATACTATCTTTACTAGCTTTTGAATACTCAATTCCCCAATCACAAAATTCAGTCCATACAAATCTATATAAAACTGAAGCTGCTTCATTAAATTTATAAGATTCTAATGCACCTCTTACTTCATCAATAGCATCACTTAGTCTACTTTGCATATAAAGTCCAAGAGGAGATTTAATTTCAATATCTTTTAAATCAGGGAATGTATCAACATTTAGGCTTAAGAAATTAGATGCATTATAAAGTTTATTTGTAAAGTTTCTAAATTGCTCTAAGTTTTTTGCACCAAGTTTAATATCTCTTCCTTGAACTGCTAAATATGCAAGTGTAAATCTGATGATATCAGCACTATGCTCTTCAACCATATCAAGTGGATCGATTACATTTCCTTTCGATTTAGACATTTTTGCACCATGTTCGTCACGTACTAGTGCATGCATATAAATATCTTTAAATGGTAATTCACCTCTAAAGTGTTCACCCATCATCATCATTCTAGCTACCCAAAAGAACATAATATCAAAACCAGTAATTAATAAAGAGTTTGGATAAAAATCTTTTAAATCTGATTCGTTAAATGTTCCTTGCATATTTCCATTATTTCCCCAACCAAGTGGTGAAAATGCCCAAAGAGCAGAACTAAACCAAGTATCAAGAACATCTGGATCTTGGTGAATATTTTTACTTGAACAATGTGGACAAGCTTCTGGCTCGTCTTTTTTATCTGCCCATTGGTGTCCGCAATCATCACAATAGAATACTGGAATTCTATGTCCCCACCAAAGTTGTCTAGAGATACACCAATCTCTTAACTCATCCATCCAAGCTCTATATGAATTTAACCAATGACTTGGGTGAAATTTAGTTTCACCAGCATAAGTTTTTTCAATTGATTTTGCTGCAACTTCTTTTCGTACAAACCATTGTTTAGAGATATATGGTTCAACAATATTTTTACATCTGTAACAATGCCCTACTTGATGAACATGCTCTTCAATTTTTACTATAAATCCCTCATCTTGAAGTTTTTTTACAATAATTGGTCGTGCTTCTAATCTTTCAAGTCCAGCAAACTCTCCACAATAGTCATTTAAAATACCTTTTTCATCAAAACAAGTAATAAATTCTAAATCGTGACGTTTACCTACTTCGTAGTCGTTTTGGTCATGAGCAGGAGTAACTTTTACAACACCTGTTCCAAATTCCATATCAACATGCTCATCAGTAATTACTTTGATTTTTCTTGTCGTTAAAGGAAGTACAACTTCTTTTCCAACTATAGCTTTATATCTTTCATCATTTGGATGAACCATAATAGCTGTATCTCCAAAGTATGTTTCAGGTCTAGTTGTTGCAACTGTTACGTATCCGCTTCCATCTGCAAAATGATAGTTCATATGATAAAATTTACCTTGAACTTCATCATGTTCAACTTCGATATCTGATAACGCACCATCGTGTGTACACCAGTTAACCATATAGTTATTTTGAACAATCATTCCTTCATTGTATAGATGAACAAAAGCTTCTTTTACAGCCTCTTTTAATCCTTCATCCATAGTAAATCGCTCTCTAGACCAAGCTGGACTTACTCCTAACTTTCTCATTTGATGAACTATAGTTCCACCTGAGAACTCTTTCCATTTCCAAACTCTTTCTAGAAATTTCTCACGTCCTAGTTCTTCTTTTGTAGTACCCTCAGCTAAAAGTTGTTTTTCAACAACATTTTGAGTTGCAATACCTGCGTGGTCAGTTCCAGGTTGCCAAAGCGTTTTGAAACCATCCATTCTTTTATATCTTGTAATAATATCTTGTAATGTAAATGTAAGTGCATGCCCAATATGTAAACTACCTGTTACATTTGGTGGTGGCATCATAATAGCAAAGTTTTTTCCCGCTTCTTGAATAGATTTATTTCCATCTAT
The DNA window shown above is from Arcobacter lacus and carries:
- a CDS encoding valine--tRNA ligase; this encodes MSEKYEPSKVEDSFYKIWESRGYFEIDGNKSIQEAGKNFAIMMPPPNVTGSLHIGHALTFTLQDIITRYKRMDGFKTLWQPGTDHAGIATQNVVEKQLLAEGTTKEELGREKFLERVWKWKEFSGGTIVHQMRKLGVSPAWSRERFTMDEGLKEAVKEAFVHLYNEGMIVQNNYMVNWCTHDGALSDIEVEHDEVQGKFYHMNYHFADGSGYVTVATTRPETYFGDTAIMVHPNDERYKAIVGKEVVLPLTTRKIKVITDEHVDMEFGTGVVKVTPAHDQNDYEVGKRHDLEFITCFDEKGILNDYCGEFAGLERLEARPIIVKKLQDEGFIVKIEEHVHQVGHCYRCKNIVEPYISKQWFVRKEVAAKSIEKTYAGETKFHPSHWLNSYRAWMDELRDWCISRQLWWGHRIPVFYCDDCGHQWADKKDEPEACPHCSSKNIHQDPDVLDTWFSSALWAFSPLGWGNNGNMQGTFNESDLKDFYPNSLLITGFDIMFFWVARMMMMGEHFRGELPFKDIYMHALVRDEHGAKMSKSKGNVIDPLDMVEEHSADIIRFTLAYLAVQGRDIKLGAKNLEQFRNFTNKLYNASNFLSLNVDTFPDLKDIEIKSPLGLYMQSRLSDAIDEVRGALESYKFNEAASVLYRFVWTEFCDWGIEYSKASKDSIVELGAIFKETLKMVSPFMPFISDYLYHKLSGTSLEEGESLMIMNFPKDVKKDDKIEEMFAVIEEAITAIRRAKVIIDMGNSKIAKAYIKLDKSIDTAVAKPFIEKLAKVDSVEFVDAKVENSITDVSNNLEVYLPTSEIDMKPIIDKLTKQQEKAQKEFDKLNGMLSNERFVANAPANVIEENKKALEEVKTRLEKIETELKSLN
- a CDS encoding LapD/MoxY N-terminal periplasmic domain-containing protein encodes the protein MFKSKLLYIILSIFSLTFFVWDFWVNFEKMKEDTISSSLLKTKTTSIYLQENLKKFLEDKTNPEILSIVNQTFNSDFKSIKVDNSTFEIKEEDLVKASNDLDKNQLWEVTDAAIDETLGRFVMSTQSDDFAKELLTLNGSIPNEDNKSIVPSQDIYTFLPNKNFKNQNSLTIKFKATNQFEKVVDTQATISFDKTLAQVSNDNVNYTTPLWFKELVPIYLEEQANDISNSWKSNATIYVNTNIEKVYFELYEKVKEKFFDNLLWFFVTILGLFGFRFLYVFLKR